A single genomic interval of Adhaeribacter pallidiroseus harbors:
- a CDS encoding GNAT family N-acetyltransferase produces the protein MEIQRYHSGFKDLWNTCNAQAVNGTFLFDRTFMEYHESQFTDHSLLFFRQHKLIALLPLHEAEEVVASHNGLSFGGFIMTPAVDTNRMLQLFENLKIYLTQHKFRSLIYKPQPYVYFMQPTQDDLFGLYQQNARITQRVIVSVLDITLPPLYFKLRQRCLRRAKTQNLRVKQSEDVASYMQLVADLYRKAGIKPPTHTTIEMQYLLQTFPENIKLLVAYSGQELVGGVLLFIHPQVVNLQYMATSELGKQKHALDLLIDTVITTYQNKKKYLSFGSSQDSREPYHTNFNLLRNKGSYGARGVVQDTYQIHF, from the coding sequence ATGGAAATACAAAGGTATCATAGTGGCTTTAAGGATTTGTGGAATACCTGTAACGCCCAAGCGGTAAATGGCACTTTTTTGTTCGACCGCACTTTTATGGAGTATCACGAGAGCCAGTTTACGGATCATTCTTTATTGTTTTTCCGGCAGCATAAATTAATTGCCTTATTGCCTTTGCACGAAGCAGAGGAAGTAGTGGCTTCCCACAACGGCCTGAGTTTTGGCGGGTTTATTATGACCCCGGCAGTAGATACGAACAGGATGCTCCAGCTTTTCGAAAATTTAAAAATTTACTTAACGCAACATAAATTCCGTAGTTTAATTTACAAGCCACAACCGTACGTGTACTTCATGCAACCCACTCAGGATGATTTATTTGGTTTGTACCAGCAGAATGCCCGTATAACCCAGCGTGTCATTGTTTCGGTGCTGGATATAACCTTGCCGCCTTTGTATTTTAAGCTGCGACAGCGATGTTTGCGGCGGGCCAAAACCCAAAATCTACGGGTAAAACAATCGGAGGACGTTGCCTCTTACATGCAATTAGTGGCAGATTTGTATCGCAAAGCGGGAATTAAACCGCCTACGCACACCACCATCGAAATGCAATATTTACTGCAGACTTTTCCGGAAAACATTAAATTACTGGTCGCTTATTCCGGCCAGGAACTGGTAGGAGGAGTTTTGTTATTTATTCATCCGCAGGTAGTTAATTTGCAGTATATGGCTACATCGGAGTTAGGTAAACAAAAACACGCCCTCGACTTACTGATTGATACCGTTATAACTACTTACCAAAATAAAAAGAAATACCTTAGTTTTGGCTCTTCCCAGGATAGCCGGGAGCCTTATCATACAAATTTTAATTTGTTACGAAATAAAGGCAGTTACGGAGCCAGAGGTGTCGTGCAGGATACCTACCAAATACATTTTTAA